From one Streptomyces sp. NBC_01478 genomic stretch:
- the typA gene encoding translational GTPase TypA, with protein sequence MATRHDIRNVAIVAHVDHGKTTLVDAMLKQAGAFAAHAAESLDDRMMDSNDLEREKGITILAKNTAVKYHPKDGGDVITINIIDTPGHADFGGEVERGLSMVDAVVLLVDASEGPLPQTRFVLRKALQQRLPVILCINKTDRPDSRIDEVVNETYDLFLDLDADEEQIEFPIVYACARDGVASLTKPENGTVPQDSDSLEPFFTTILSHVPAPEFDEAAPLQAHVTNLDADNFLGRIALLRVEQGELRKGQTVTWIKRDGTMSNVRITELLMTEALTRKPAEMAGPGDICAVAGIPDIMIGETLADPENPIALPLITVDEPAISMTIGTNTSPLVGRGGTGKGASAKAAVKDRKVTARQVKDRLDRELVGNVSLRVLDTERPDAWEVQGRGELALAILVEQMRREGFELTIGKPQVVTQIIDGKVHEPVERMTIDVPEEHMGAVTQLMGVRKGRMDNMSNHGSGWVRLEFVVPSRGLIGFRTEFLTGTRGTGIAHSIHEGHEPWFGVLTTRNNGSLVADRAGAVTAFAMTNLQERGVLFTDPGTEVYEGMIVGENSRADDMDVNITKEKKLTNMRSAAADSFEAIVPPRKLSLEQSLEFCRDDECVEVTPESVRIRKLVLDQKERGRSASRAKHG encoded by the coding sequence ATGGCCACGCGCCACGACATCCGCAACGTCGCCATCGTCGCCCACGTCGACCACGGGAAGACGACCCTCGTCGACGCCATGCTGAAGCAGGCCGGTGCCTTCGCCGCGCACGCCGCCGAATCGCTCGACGACCGAATGATGGACTCGAACGATCTGGAGCGTGAGAAGGGCATCACGATCCTGGCCAAGAACACGGCCGTGAAGTACCACCCGAAGGATGGCGGCGACGTCATCACCATCAACATCATCGACACCCCGGGCCACGCCGACTTCGGTGGCGAGGTCGAGCGCGGTCTGTCGATGGTGGACGCGGTGGTGCTGCTCGTCGACGCCTCCGAGGGCCCGCTGCCCCAGACCCGCTTCGTGCTCCGCAAGGCGCTCCAGCAGCGTCTGCCCGTCATCCTCTGCATCAACAAGACGGACCGCCCCGACTCCCGGATCGACGAGGTCGTCAACGAGACCTACGACCTGTTCCTGGACCTGGACGCGGACGAGGAGCAGATCGAGTTCCCCATCGTCTACGCGTGTGCGCGTGACGGCGTCGCCTCGCTGACCAAGCCGGAGAACGGCACGGTCCCGCAGGACAGCGACAGCCTGGAGCCGTTCTTCACCACGATCCTGTCGCACGTCCCGGCCCCCGAGTTCGACGAGGCCGCCCCCCTCCAGGCGCACGTCACCAACCTGGACGCGGACAACTTCCTCGGCCGTATCGCGCTGCTCCGCGTCGAGCAGGGCGAGCTGCGCAAGGGCCAGACCGTCACGTGGATCAAGCGCGACGGCACGATGTCCAACGTGCGCATCACCGAGCTGCTGATGACCGAGGCGCTCACCCGCAAGCCGGCCGAGATGGCGGGCCCCGGTGACATCTGCGCCGTGGCCGGTATCCCGGACATCATGATCGGCGAGACCCTCGCCGACCCCGAGAACCCGATCGCGCTGCCGCTCATCACGGTCGACGAGCCGGCGATCTCCATGACCATCGGTACGAACACCTCGCCGCTGGTCGGCCGCGGCGGCACCGGCAAGGGCGCCTCCGCGAAGGCCGCGGTCAAGGACCGCAAGGTCACCGCCCGTCAGGTCAAGGACCGCCTGGACCGCGAGCTGGTCGGTAACGTCTCGCTCCGCGTGCTGGACACCGAGCGCCCGGACGCCTGGGAGGTGCAGGGCCGCGGTGAGCTGGCGCTGGCCATCCTGGTCGAGCAGATGCGCCGTGAGGGCTTCGAGCTGACCATCGGCAAGCCGCAGGTCGTCACGCAGATCATCGACGGCAAGGTGCACGAGCCGGTCGAGCGCATGACGATCGACGTGCCCGAGGAGCACATGGGCGCGGTCACGCAGCTCATGGGCGTCCGCAAGGGCCGGATGGACAACATGTCCAACCACGGCTCCGGTTGGGTCCGCCTGGAGTTCGTCGTCCCGTCCCGCGGTCTCATCGGCTTCCGTACCGAGTTCCTGACCGGGACGCGCGGCACGGGCATCGCCCACTCCATCCACGAGGGCCACGAGCCGTGGTTCGGTGTGCTGACGACCCGTAACAACGGTTCGCTGGTCGCCGACCGCGCGGGCGCCGTCACCGCGTTCGCGATGACGAACCTCCAGGAGCGCGGTGTGCTGTTCACCGACCCCGGCACCGAGGTGTACGAGGGCATGATCGTCGGCGAGAACTCGCGCGCCGACGACATGGACGTGAACATCACCAAGGAGAAGAAGCTCACCAACATGCGCTCGGCCGCCGCCGACTCCTTCGAGGCGATCGTCCCGCCGCGCAAGCTCTCCCTGGAGCAGTCCCTGGAGTTCTGCCGCGACGACGAGTGCGTCGAGGTGACCCCGGAGTCCGTCCGCATCCGCAAGCTCGTCCTCGACCAGAAGGAGCGCGGCCGCTCCGCGAGCCGCGCCAAGCACGGCTGA
- a CDS encoding class I SAM-dependent methyltransferase encodes MVDRSFADMSLAAWYDRLNPWGPGDDFCLDLVMSARAVLDVGCGTGRLLSGARHAGHTGRLTGIDPAPAMLVRARRREPGVEWVLGDLRTVEWRGEFDLVVMTGHAFQVLVHDEELSLALRAVRTALSAAGRFVFETRNPAARAWETWTPDRERRLTGTDGGVVRVWHEVESAPVEGTPVADRVTFTETFAGECWPHPQVSRSTLRFLDGDALSGFLTGAGLTVVERYGDWDRSPLTAASPEIITVARPTH; translated from the coding sequence GTGGTGGATCGCTCGTTCGCGGACATGTCCCTCGCCGCGTGGTACGACCGTCTCAATCCGTGGGGCCCCGGGGACGACTTCTGTCTCGACCTGGTGATGTCGGCGCGGGCCGTGCTCGACGTCGGCTGCGGCACCGGGCGGTTGCTGAGCGGGGCCCGGCACGCGGGACACACCGGGCGGCTCACGGGGATCGACCCCGCCCCCGCGATGCTCGTCCGGGCCCGGCGACGGGAGCCCGGTGTCGAGTGGGTGCTCGGAGATCTGCGGACCGTGGAGTGGCGCGGCGAGTTCGATCTCGTGGTGATGACCGGGCACGCCTTCCAAGTCCTGGTCCACGACGAGGAGTTGAGCCTGGCGCTGCGCGCGGTGCGCACCGCGCTCTCGGCCGCCGGGCGGTTCGTCTTCGAGACGCGGAACCCGGCGGCCCGCGCCTGGGAGACCTGGACACCCGACCGGGAGCGCCGGCTCACCGGCACGGACGGCGGTGTCGTACGGGTGTGGCACGAGGTCGAGAGCGCGCCGGTCGAGGGCACGCCCGTCGCGGACCGGGTGACGTTCACCGAGACCTTCGCGGGCGAGTGCTGGCCGCACCCTCAGGTCAGCCGGTCGACCCTGCGGTTCCTGGACGGGGATGCCCTCTCCGGGTTCCTCACCGGGGCCGGGCTGACGGTCGTCGAGCGGTACGGCGACTGGGACCGGAGCCCGCTCACCGCCGCGAGCCCCGAGATCATCACGGTGGCCCGGCCGACGCACTGA
- a CDS encoding VOC family protein: MLHHVELWVADLGRAELSWGWLLERLGCEPHQNWPAGRSWRLAETYVVIEQSPALRPDTGHDRMRPGLNHLAFHVPGGSGGRAALDALVEAAPAHGWTPMFPDRYPHAGGPDHCAAYLENEEGFEVELVVEGFRQGEVG, from the coding sequence CTGTTGCACCATGTCGAGCTGTGGGTCGCGGACCTGGGGCGGGCGGAGCTGTCGTGGGGATGGCTCCTGGAGCGCCTCGGCTGCGAGCCGCACCAGAACTGGCCGGCGGGGCGGAGCTGGCGGCTGGCGGAGACGTACGTCGTGATCGAGCAGTCACCGGCGCTGCGCCCGGACACCGGCCACGACCGGATGCGCCCGGGACTGAACCATCTGGCCTTCCATGTCCCTGGTGGATCCGGCGGTCGCGCCGCACTGGACGCGTTGGTCGAGGCGGCACCCGCGCACGGCTGGACCCCGATGTTCCCGGACCGGTACCCGCACGCGGGCGGCCCGGACCACTGCGCCGCCTACCTGGAGAACGAGGAGGGCTTCGAGGTCGAGTTGGTGGTGGAGGGATTCCGGCAGGGCGAGGTTGGCTGA
- a CDS encoding peptide ABC transporter substrate-binding protein yields MRGAKSAKWVAIAAVVALGATACGGSSDDDGKSDSKAAINPNGTFTVESGEPQNPLQPANTMESYGSIVIKSLFTGLVDYDSSGKIVMMNASSVDTTDSKTYTVKLKADWKFTDGTPVTAESYVKAWNWAANPANKQTNSFWFSDIAGYDDVAPAKGKSKATELSGLKVVDDSTFTITLSKAIPYFIYKLGYEVFSPLPESFYKDPAAAGQKPVGNGPYKFVSWEHKKAITVAKNADYKGPNAAKNGGVVFKNYSTPETAYADLKSGNLDVITQVAPKDLPVYKQDLGSRAIDQAYSAIQTIAPAFYSKQWKDINPKVIQGLSMAIDRDTITKTVLQGTREPATGWVAKGVLGYQPDAAGDVTKYDPAKAKALIKEGGGVPGNSITIQYNTDGGHKEWVEAVCNSITNATGVKCGTDPKADFQADLDARDAHEVKSLYRSGWVLDFPMNANFIRDLYGSKSDGNQSGFSNKTIDSEIAAADSAATLDDSVKKYQEIEKQLVNYMPSIPLWYYKVNAGYSEKVSGVQFAQDGDPILTGVQVKK; encoded by the coding sequence ATGCGCGGTGCGAAGAGTGCCAAGTGGGTCGCGATAGCCGCGGTTGTGGCACTGGGGGCAACCGCCTGCGGTGGTTCCAGTGATGACGACGGCAAGAGCGACAGCAAGGCCGCGATCAACCCGAACGGCACGTTCACGGTCGAGTCGGGCGAGCCGCAGAACCCGCTGCAGCCGGCCAACACCATGGAGTCCTACGGCAGCATCGTGATCAAGTCGCTGTTCACCGGCCTGGTGGACTACGACAGCAGCGGCAAGATCGTCATGATGAACGCCTCGTCCGTCGACACCACCGACAGCAAGACCTACACGGTCAAGCTGAAGGCCGACTGGAAGTTCACCGACGGCACCCCGGTCACCGCCGAGTCCTACGTCAAGGCCTGGAACTGGGCCGCGAACCCGGCCAACAAGCAGACCAACAGCTTCTGGTTCTCGGACATCGCGGGCTACGACGACGTCGCCCCGGCCAAGGGCAAGTCCAAGGCCACCGAGCTCTCCGGCCTGAAGGTCGTGGACGACAGCACCTTCACCATCACGCTGTCGAAGGCGATTCCTTACTTCATCTACAAGCTGGGCTACGAGGTCTTCTCGCCGCTGCCCGAGTCCTTCTACAAGGACCCGGCCGCCGCCGGTCAGAAGCCGGTCGGCAACGGCCCGTACAAGTTTGTCAGCTGGGAGCACAAGAAGGCGATCACGGTCGCCAAGAACGCCGACTACAAGGGCCCGAACGCGGCGAAGAACGGTGGCGTGGTCTTCAAGAACTACTCCACCCCCGAGACGGCGTACGCGGACCTGAAGTCCGGCAACCTCGACGTCATCACCCAGGTCGCCCCGAAGGACCTCCCGGTCTACAAGCAGGACCTCGGGTCCCGCGCGATCGACCAGGCGTACTCCGCGATCCAGACCATCGCGCCGGCCTTCTACTCCAAGCAGTGGAAGGACATCAACCCGAAGGTCATCCAGGGTCTGTCGATGGCGATCGACCGCGACACGATCACCAAGACCGTGCTCCAGGGCACCCGTGAGCCGGCCACCGGCTGGGTCGCCAAGGGCGTCCTCGGCTACCAGCCGGACGCCGCGGGCGACGTCACCAAGTACGACCCGGCCAAGGCCAAGGCGCTCATCAAGGAGGGTGGCGGCGTTCCCGGCAACTCCATCACCATCCAGTACAACACCGACGGCGGTCACAAGGAGTGGGTGGAGGCCGTCTGCAACTCCATCACCAACGCCACCGGTGTGAAGTGCGGCACCGACCCGAAGGCCGACTTCCAGGCCGACCTCGACGCCCGTGACGCGCACGAGGTCAAGTCCCTGTACCGCTCGGGCTGGGTGCTGGACTTCCCGATGAACGCCAACTTCATCCGGGACCTGTACGGCAGCAAGTCGGACGGCAACCAGAGCGGCTTCTCCAACAAGACGATCGACAGTGAGATCGCCGCCGCCGACAGCGCCGCCACGCTGGACGACTCGGTGAAGAAGTACCAGGAGATCGAGAAGCAGCTCGTGAACTACATGCCGAGCATTCCGCTCTGGTACTACAAGGTCAACGCGGGCTACTCGGAGAAGGTCTCGGGCGTCCAGTTCGCCCAGGACGGAGACCCGATCCTGACCGGCGTTCAGGTCAAAAAGTAA
- a CDS encoding ABC transporter permease: MGRYVARRLLQMIPVFFGTTLLIFLMVYALPGDPVRGLFGDKGGSPQVIAALRHQYGLDQNIFVQYFNYMKGIILHADFGTQIASGRPVTDVLGDAFPVTLRLGGFAFVIEIVLGVGLGVYAGLRAGRAADTVVLLITLLLISVPVFVLGFILQWIFADELQWLEPNVNDASNYGQLLMPAIVLATASLAYVSRLTRTSIAENMRADYVRTAIAKGLPRRRVVTVHLMRNSMIPVVTYLGTDIGGLLGGAVVTEGIFNIQGIGGTIYQSIIRREGTTLVGLVTILVLVYLVASLLVDLLYAVLDPRIRYA; encoded by the coding sequence ATGGGGCGCTATGTCGCACGACGACTGCTCCAGATGATCCCGGTCTTCTTCGGGACCACCCTGCTCATCTTCCTGATGGTCTACGCCCTGCCCGGTGACCCCGTCCGCGGGCTGTTCGGCGACAAGGGCGGCAGCCCACAGGTCATCGCCGCGCTTCGGCACCAGTACGGCCTGGATCAGAACATCTTTGTGCAGTACTTCAATTACATGAAGGGCATCATTCTGCACGCCGACTTCGGCACGCAGATAGCCAGCGGACGGCCCGTCACCGACGTGCTCGGCGACGCCTTCCCGGTGACCCTGCGCCTGGGCGGCTTCGCCTTCGTCATCGAGATCGTCCTCGGTGTCGGCCTCGGCGTCTACGCGGGTCTGCGCGCCGGACGCGCCGCCGACACCGTGGTGCTGCTCATCACCCTGCTGCTGATCTCGGTCCCGGTCTTCGTCCTCGGCTTCATCCTCCAGTGGATCTTCGCCGACGAACTCCAGTGGCTGGAACCGAACGTCAACGACGCATCGAACTACGGTCAGTTGCTGATGCCTGCGATTGTGCTGGCCACGGCGTCACTCGCCTATGTGTCGCGACTGACCCGGACGTCGATAGCGGAGAACATGCGCGCCGACTACGTCCGTACGGCCATCGCCAAGGGACTGCCCCGGCGCCGGGTGGTGACCGTCCACCTCATGCGCAACTCGATGATCCCCGTGGTCACCTACCTCGGCACGGACATCGGCGGCCTGCTCGGCGGTGCCGTCGTCACCGAGGGCATCTTCAACATCCAGGGCATCGGCGGCACGATCTACCAGTCGATCATCCGCCGGGAAGGCACCACCCTGGTGGGCCTGGTGACCATCCTCGTCCTCGTCTATCTCGTCGCCAGCCTCCTTGTCGACCTGCTCTACGCGGTCCTTGACCCGAGGATTCGCTATGCCTGA
- a CDS encoding ABC transporter permease: MPDMTKSDTATAAPATPDAATPAPQPPKSEKVRSLWGDAWQDLRRNKIFLISSVLILLLLLITFFPGWFTSGNPTYGDLSKHYLQKPQLGKVFSTEWLGYDQQGRSVYARLIYGARASIAVGFGTTLVVTIAGGLIGMMAGYFGGIIDSVLSRFVDVFFGIPFLLGTMVVLNSFPERTAWVVIGALGFFGWTQLARVMRGAVITTKQSDYVQAAKALGASTPRILFRHILPNTLAPVIVVATISLGVYIGSEATLSFLGLGLNGVSWGNDISDGGSSIRIAQWIMLYPSIMLTITVLAFIMLGEAVRNALDPKTR, from the coding sequence ATGCCTGACATGACCAAATCCGACACCGCCACCGCCGCGCCGGCCACCCCGGACGCCGCCACGCCGGCCCCCCAGCCGCCGAAGTCCGAGAAGGTCCGCAGTCTGTGGGGCGACGCCTGGCAGGACCTGCGGCGCAACAAGATCTTCCTCATCTCCTCGGTGCTGATCCTGCTGCTCCTGCTGATCACGTTCTTCCCCGGCTGGTTCACCAGCGGCAACCCGACCTACGGCGACCTGTCCAAGCACTACCTGCAGAAGCCGCAGCTCGGAAAGGTCTTCTCGACCGAGTGGCTGGGCTACGACCAGCAGGGCCGCAGCGTCTACGCCCGGCTCATCTACGGCGCCCGGGCCTCGATAGCCGTCGGCTTCGGCACCACGCTCGTCGTGACCATCGCGGGCGGTCTGATCGGCATGATGGCCGGCTACTTCGGCGGGATCATCGACTCCGTCCTGTCGCGGTTCGTCGACGTGTTCTTCGGCATCCCGTTCCTGCTCGGCACCATGGTCGTCCTCAACTCCTTCCCGGAGCGCACCGCTTGGGTCGTCATCGGCGCCCTGGGCTTCTTCGGCTGGACCCAGTTGGCCCGCGTGATGCGCGGCGCGGTGATCACCACGAAGCAGTCCGACTACGTCCAGGCCGCCAAGGCATTGGGCGCGAGCACCCCGCGCATCCTGTTCCGGCACATCCTGCCCAACACGCTGGCCCCGGTGATCGTCGTCGCGACCATCTCGCTCGGTGTCTACATCGGCTCCGAGGCCACGCTGTCCTTCCTGGGGCTCGGCCTGAACGGCGTCTCCTGGGGCAACGACATCTCCGACGGCGGCAGTTCGATCCGGATCGCCCAGTGGATCATGCTCTACCCGTCGATCATGCTCACCATCACGGTGCTGGCATTCATCATGCTCGGCGAGGCGGTCCGCAACGCCCTCGACCCGAAGACGCGCTGA
- a CDS encoding ABC transporter ATP-binding protein yields MTIIEEAAPVPAPRDGEDAPLLDVRDLHVEFVTREGVVRAVNGVNYNVHAGETLAVLGESGSGKSVTAQAIMGILDMPPARIPQGKILFRGQDMLTMSTEERRKIRGRRIAMIFQDALSSLNPVLSVGYQIGELFRVHQGLSKKEARAKSIELMDRVKIPAAAARVNDYPHQFSGGMRQRIMIAMALALEPDLIIADEPTTALDVTVQAQVMDLLAELQREYQMGLILITHDLGVVADVADKIAVMYAGRIVETAPVHELYKRPAHPYTRGLLDSIPRLDQKGQELYAIKGLPPNLLKIPAGCAFNPRCPKAQDICRTEVPALVPVTEQDGTDLVGRGSACHFWKETIHG; encoded by the coding sequence GTGACCATCATCGAAGAAGCAGCGCCGGTACCGGCGCCCCGCGACGGCGAGGACGCACCCCTCCTGGACGTGCGTGACCTGCACGTCGAGTTCGTCACCCGCGAGGGTGTCGTACGGGCCGTCAACGGCGTCAACTACAACGTCCACGCCGGCGAGACCCTTGCCGTGCTCGGCGAGTCCGGCTCCGGCAAGTCGGTGACCGCGCAGGCGATCATGGGCATCCTCGACATGCCGCCGGCCCGGATCCCACAGGGCAAGATCCTCTTCCGCGGCCAGGACATGCTCACGATGTCCACCGAGGAGCGCCGCAAGATCCGCGGCCGGCGCATCGCCATGATCTTCCAGGACGCGCTCAGCTCGCTGAACCCGGTGCTCTCCGTGGGCTACCAGATCGGCGAGTTGTTCCGCGTCCACCAGGGCCTCTCCAAGAAGGAGGCCAGGGCCAAGTCCATCGAGCTGATGGACCGGGTGAAGATCCCGGCCGCCGCGGCGCGGGTGAACGACTACCCGCACCAGTTCTCCGGCGGTATGCGCCAGCGCATCATGATCGCCATGGCGCTGGCCCTGGAGCCGGACCTGATCATCGCCGACGAGCCCACCACGGCCCTCGACGTGACCGTCCAGGCCCAGGTCATGGACCTGCTCGCGGAGTTGCAGCGCGAGTACCAGATGGGGCTCATCCTCATCACCCACGACCTCGGCGTGGTCGCGGACGTCGCCGACAAGATCGCGGTGATGTACGCGGGCCGCATCGTGGAGACGGCACCGGTGCACGAGCTGTACAAGCGCCCGGCGCACCCCTACACCCGGGGGCTGCTCGACTCCATCCCGCGCCTGGACCAGAAGGGCCAGGAGCTCTACGCGATCAAGGGCCTGCCGCCCAACCTGCTGAAGATCCCGGCCGGTTGTGCCTTCAACCCGCGTTGCCCCAAGGCGCAGGACATCTGCCGTACGGAGGTCCCCGCGCTGGTTCCGGTGACCGAGCAGGACGGCACCGATCTGGTCGGCCGGGGTTCGGCCTGCCACTTCTGGAAGGAGACGATCCATGGCTGA
- a CDS encoding ABC transporter ATP-binding protein, whose protein sequence is MAELSKNDEQQEATPNVSEVEVAEVHSETEAVGAIEAPVDRGEPILQVRNLVKHFPLTQGILFRKQIGAVKAVDGVSFDLYQGETLGIVGESGCGKSTVAKLLMNLEQVTAGEIFYKGQDITKLSGRAQKAVRRNIQMVFQDPYTSLNPRMTVGDIIGEPFDIHPEVAPKGDRRRKVQELLDVVGLNPEYINRYPHQFSGGQRQRIGIARGLALNPEIIICDEPVSALDVSVQAQVINLMERLQDEFNLSYIFIAHDLSIVRHISDRVGVMYLGKIAEIGTDEQIYDHPTHPYTQALLSAVPVPDPDAREGRERIILTGDVPSPANPPSGCRFRTRCWKAQDKCSTEVPLLAVPERFRGEDTPAAHESACHFAEVKDVVHAA, encoded by the coding sequence ATGGCTGAGCTCAGCAAGAACGACGAGCAGCAGGAGGCCACGCCGAACGTCTCCGAGGTGGAGGTCGCCGAGGTCCACTCCGAGACGGAGGCGGTCGGCGCCATCGAGGCGCCGGTCGACCGGGGCGAGCCGATCCTCCAGGTGCGGAACCTGGTGAAGCACTTCCCGCTCACCCAGGGCATCCTGTTCCGGAAACAGATCGGCGCGGTCAAAGCCGTCGACGGTGTCTCCTTCGACCTCTACCAGGGCGAGACCCTCGGCATCGTGGGCGAGTCCGGCTGCGGCAAGTCCACGGTCGCCAAGCTCCTGATGAACCTGGAGCAGGTCACCGCGGGCGAGATCTTCTACAAGGGCCAGGACATCACCAAGCTGTCCGGCCGCGCGCAGAAGGCCGTCCGCCGCAACATCCAGATGGTGTTCCAGGACCCGTACACCTCCCTGAACCCCCGGATGACGGTCGGCGACATCATCGGCGAGCCCTTCGACATCCACCCCGAGGTGGCCCCCAAGGGCGACCGGCGCCGGAAGGTGCAGGAACTCCTCGACGTCGTCGGTCTCAACCCCGAGTACATCAACCGCTACCCGCACCAGTTCTCGGGCGGCCAGCGCCAGCGCATCGGCATCGCCCGCGGCCTCGCGCTCAACCCCGAGATCATCATCTGCGACGAGCCGGTCTCCGCGCTCGACGTGTCGGTGCAGGCCCAGGTCATCAACCTGATGGAGCGTCTGCAGGACGAGTTCAACCTCTCCTACATCTTCATCGCGCACGACCTGTCGATCGTCCGCCACATCTCGGACCGGGTCGGGGTCATGTACCTCGGCAAGATCGCCGAGATCGGCACCGACGAGCAGATCTACGACCACCCGACGCACCCCTACACCCAGGCGCTGCTGTCGGCGGTCCCGGTGCCCGACCCGGACGCCCGTGAGGGGCGCGAGCGGATCATCCTCACCGGTGACGTCCCGTCCCCGGCGAACCCGCCGTCCGGCTGCCGCTTCCGCACCCGCTGCTGGAAGGCGCAGGACAAGTGCTCGACCGAGGTCCCGCTGCTGGCGGTGCCCGAGCGCTTCCGCGGGGAGGACACCCCGGCGGCCCACGAGTCGGCGTGCCACTTCGCCGAGGTCAAGGACGTCGTGCACGCGGCCTGA
- a CDS encoding ABC transporter ATP-binding protein — MTTTPPAPLLSAQGLHVAFPARRGGTPARAVDGVDLDIRAGEVVALVGESGCGKTTLARSLLGLVAPTGGRVTFDGQPLRYSSRALKAYRRRVQLVLQDPSGSLNPRHTVYDAVAEGLRIHGGVGDEQAVVARALSRAGLRPPERFFLRYPHELSGGQRQRVVIAGALVLEPELLVADEPVASLDASVRGEILALLLRLRTELGLAALVVTHDLGLAWNIADRVAVMYLGRIVETGDAEQVLTAPRHPYTQALLSVLPEAPGDPVVLSGEPPDPSRIPTGCRFRARCQILASGEAERAGVAHRCRTEDLEVLGGGGDAQVACHWARVLDPAV; from the coding sequence ATGACGACGACACCACCGGCACCGCTCCTCAGCGCGCAAGGGCTGCACGTGGCCTTTCCCGCGCGGCGCGGTGGTACGCCCGCTCGGGCCGTGGACGGGGTCGATCTCGACATCCGGGCGGGCGAGGTCGTGGCGCTCGTCGGTGAGTCCGGGTGCGGGAAGACGACGTTGGCCCGGTCGCTGCTCGGGCTGGTGGCGCCGACCGGGGGGCGGGTCACGTTCGACGGGCAGCCCCTGCGCTACTCGTCCCGGGCGCTGAAGGCGTACCGCAGACGCGTGCAGCTCGTACTCCAGGACCCGAGCGGGTCGCTCAACCCCCGGCACACGGTGTACGACGCCGTGGCCGAGGGGCTGCGGATCCACGGGGGCGTCGGCGATGAACAGGCCGTGGTCGCACGGGCGTTGAGCCGGGCCGGGCTGCGGCCGCCCGAGCGGTTCTTCCTGCGGTATCCGCACGAGCTGTCGGGCGGGCAGCGGCAGCGCGTGGTGATCGCCGGTGCGCTCGTCCTGGAGCCCGAACTCCTCGTCGCCGACGAGCCGGTGGCCTCGCTGGACGCCTCCGTGCGCGGCGAGATCCTCGCCCTCCTGCTGCGACTGCGCACCGAACTCGGCCTGGCCGCCCTGGTGGTGACCCACGACCTCGGGCTGGCGTGGAACATCGCCGACCGGGTCGCGGTGATGTACCTGGGCCGGATCGTGGAGACGGGGGACGCCGAGCAGGTGCTGACGGCGCCTCGACACCCGTACACCCAGGCCCTGTTGTCGGTGCTGCCCGAGGCGCCCGGCGATCCCGTGGTGCTGTCCGGCGAGCCCCCGGACCCGTCCCGCATCCCGACCGGCTGCCGGTTCCGGGCGCGCTGCCAGATCCTGGCGAGTGGGGAGGCGGAGCGGGCGGGAGTGGCTCACCGGTGCCGGACCGAGGACCTGGAGGTGCTGGGCGGCGGCGGGGACGCGCAGGTGGCCTGTCATTGGGCGCGAGTGCTGGACCCCGCGGTCTGA
- a CDS encoding ABC transporter ATP-binding protein: protein MTLLEVRNLQVTYPGGIAAVRGVDLTLTAGRKVGVAGESGCGKSTLALALLRLLPPGTRVSGEILLNGEDVLTMRWGRVRAVRWAGASIVFQGAMHSLNPVHRIGDQIAEPVLLHQGATAAQARRRAGELLEQAGLPAARATAYPHELSGGQRQRVMIAMALACAPELIIADEPTTALDVMIQAQILGLIGDLVTDQQVGLLMISHDLAILADLCDRLVVMYAGRVIEEGPARAVYENALHPYGKALSASFPHIGDPASRFAPHGLPGDPPDPSELPSGCAFHPRCAEALETCATEDQPLREAGRERRAACVHVRELTVDAPERAVDTGSAP from the coding sequence TTGACCCTCCTGGAGGTCCGGAATCTGCAAGTGACGTACCCCGGCGGCATCGCGGCGGTGCGGGGTGTCGACCTGACCCTGACGGCCGGTCGGAAAGTGGGCGTGGCAGGCGAGTCGGGCTGCGGCAAGTCCACCCTGGCCCTCGCGCTGCTACGGCTGCTGCCGCCGGGGACCCGGGTCTCCGGGGAGATCCTGCTGAACGGGGAGGACGTGCTGACGATGCGCTGGGGGCGGGTGCGGGCGGTCCGCTGGGCCGGTGCCTCGATCGTCTTCCAGGGCGCGATGCACTCCCTCAACCCCGTGCACCGCATCGGCGACCAGATCGCGGAACCGGTGCTGCTGCATCAGGGGGCGACCGCGGCACAGGCCAGGCGCCGTGCCGGGGAACTGCTGGAACAGGCCGGGCTGCCGGCGGCCCGCGCGACCGCGTACCCGCACGAACTCTCCGGCGGCCAGCGGCAACGCGTCATGATCGCCATGGCGCTGGCCTGCGCCCCCGAGCTGATCATCGCCGACGAGCCGACGACCGCACTGGACGTGATGATCCAGGCCCAGATCCTGGGCCTGATCGGAGACCTGGTCACGGACCAGCAGGTGGGCCTGCTGATGATCAGCCACGACCTCGCGATCCTCGCCGACCTCTGCGACCGCCTGGTGGTCATGTACGCGGGCCGGGTGATCGAGGAGGGCCCCGCCCGGGCGGTCTACGAAAACGCCCTCCACCCCTACGGCAAGGCCCTGTCCGCCTCCTTCCCCCACATCGGCGACCCGGCCTCCCGCTTCGCCCCCCACGGCCTCCCCGGCGACCCGCCCGACCCCTCGGAACTGCCCTCGGGCTGCGCCTTCCATCCGCGCTGCGCAGAGGCGTTGGAGACGTGCGCGACGGAGGACCAGCCCCTCCGGGAGGCCGGGCGGGAGCGGCGGGCTGCCTGTGTCCATGTGCGGGAACTGACTGTCGATGCGCCCGAGCGGGCCGTGGACACGGGGAGTGCGCCATGA